In a single window of the Anabas testudineus chromosome 17, fAnaTes1.2, whole genome shotgun sequence genome:
- the LOC113171383 gene encoding KN motif and ankyrin repeat domain-containing protein 4-like, with protein MMEGQNGNISPHKTTENGIKGKPPYSVETPYGFRLDLDFLKYVDDIEKGNTIKRVPIQRRSKGPRASTLPRHINPSGYSYRPSPWGSTGALGPKSRLSDTHHHGYTSWACDHRSPLSPTGLKSLAEMEAKIKEFDEQPLGEHIRPNLLRASSLPLTVLLRQGSESVDDPGSLQSSRDHLSGRNTSCEDVFYSLDSPRPQDCSGLLRRLTEALERVGELELEVRVIPELRAQICILQEERERLRLGLNPHCYPFAVNGNTDTHNLSHHGAVEIKRPQHENHIKLPRNHSTSHDEFDPAHEWRTSTDLDELLTVTSLQAKVAVLEQKLHEAGLDLQRALGLLREQQEESRRKDEKIENLRKNPAMWVRAERVVVDQDGDETLMRSTQPNNKKVSSSRGPDSLCSARTVNTKSQTSQLQDFAVSSMFTERSSPVSADPGEASAEDTAMVIHHIKKIKRYLDQQWECLCGGSREEGKPLRHPDPKVNALQEEMMGLVNILTSHYAQHAPSDGGMIQHGASKSVMTRDGCTQTSENLHSGGVNEGVKTTSSGKLHWQDGGTHSHTIGWEQKESSTSPWEMAAAQVDSDPEKRRVEGERQTSPVKQTLLVGTGSGRTDGGAVSVEAEAPQKAGRMKPQPPGEQMEVYPGAETTTGSRETMSADFLAACQFLSDHMDNMENPNEEMRKALVVLFQHWFSAAAEEAAEDSKVALYLREVKKCTPSLLAFLVNLEDDNSNTVLHYSISHCNYSIVSLLLDTGVSDVNLQNNAGYTAVMLASLTAPDVPGGMEVVRKLMELSNINIRSSKTGQTALHLAVRHGRVVMVRLLLSYGADANIQDNQGTTALMFACERGHTHIARLLLERSQCDLALTDKHGQTALSIAMQGSHTDTAALLQAHAKARAL; from the exons ATGATGGAAGGACAAAACG GGAATATATCTCctcacaaaacaacagaaaatggaaTTAAAGGGAAGCCCCCTTATTCAGTAGAAACCCCCTATGGCTTTCGACTTGACCTGGACTTCCTGAAATATGTGGATGACATAGAGAAAGGCAACACCATCAAAAGAGTCCCTATCCAGCGACGGAGCAAGGGCCCCCGGGCAAGCACTCTTCCCAGACACATAAACCCCTCTGGGTACAGCTACCGCCCGAGCCCCTGGGGATCTACTGGCGCACTTGGCCCCAAGTCCAGACTTTCAGACACCCATCATCATGGCTATACTTCCTGGGCATGTGATCACAGGTCGCCCCTTTCTCCCACAGGGCTCAAATCCCTGGCAGAGATGGAGGCTAAAATCAAGGAGTTTGATGAGCAACCTCTAGGGGAACACATCAGACCCAATCTCCTCCGTGCCTCCAGTCTGCCCCTCACAGTCCTGCTGAGACAGGGATCAGAATCTGTGGATGACCCTGGCAGCCTGCAGAGCTCGAGGGATCACCTCAGCGGGAGAAACACTTCCTGTGAAGATGTTTTCTACTCGCTAGACAGCCCTCGACCCCAGGACTGTTCAGGGCTGTTGAGACGCCTGACAGAAGCGCTCGAACGCGTGGGGGAGCTGGAGCTAGAGGTGAGAGTGATTCCAGAGCTCAGGGCTCAGATCTGCATCCTccaggaagaaagagaaaggctCAGACTGGGCCTGAATCCACACTGCTACCCGTTTGCAGTGaatggaaacacagacacacacaacttgTCCCACCACGGGGCTGTGGAAATTAAAAGGCCTCAGCATGAAAATCATATTAAGCTTCCTAGAAATCACAGCACCAGTCACGATGAGTTTGATCCAGCACATGAGTGGAGGACTAGTACAGATCTGGATGAGCTGCTGACGGTGACGTCTCTGCAGGCTAAGGTAGCTGTGCTGGAGCAGAAGCTCCATGAGGCTGGCCTGGACCTCCAGAGGGCTTTGGGGCTGCTTagggagcagcaggaggagagcaGAAGGAAAGACGAAAAAATCGAGAACCTTAGAAAGAATCCCGCCATGTGGGTCCGTGCAGAGAGGGTGGTGGTCGACCAGGACGGAGACGAGACGCTGATGAGATCCACCcaaccaaataataaaaaagtgtcCTCCTCCAGAGGCCCAGATTCGTTGTGTAGTGCAAGAACTGTTAACACAAAGAGCCAAACAAGCCAACTTCAAGACTTTGCAGTCAGTTCCATGTTCACTGAGCGGAGTTCACCTGTGTCTGCGGATCCTGGAGAGGCTTCAGCTGAGGACACAGCGATGGTCATCCACCACATAAAGAAGATCAAGAGGTACTTGGATCAGCAgtgggagtgtttgtgtggaggGTCAAGAGAAGAGGGTAAACCTCTAAGGCACCCAGACCCCAAAGTCAACGCCCTGCAGGAGGAGATGATGGGACTTGTCAACATCCTCACCTCCCATTACGCACAGCATGCACCCAGTGACGGAGGAATGATCCAACATGGAG CCTCTAAATCTGTCATGACGAGAGACGGATGTACGCAGACATCAGAAAACCTACATTCGGGGGGTGTTAATGAAGG agttaaaACAACCTCAAGCGGAAAACTACATTGGCAAGATGGTGGGACCCACAGTCACACCATCGGCTGGGAGCAGAAGGAGAGCAGCACCAGCCCTTGGGAGATGGCTGCTGCCCAGGTGGATTCAGATCCAGAGAAGAGACGGGTGGAGGGCGAGAGGCAAACGAGCCCAGTGAAACAGACGTTGTTGGTAGGAACAGGATCGGGCCGGACAGATGGAGGCGCAGTATCCGTGGAAGCTGAAGCCCCACAGAAAGCAGGCAGAATGAAACCGCAGCCCCCAGGAGAACAGATGGAAGTGTACCCTGGCGCTGAAACAACCACTGGGAGCAG GGAGACAATGAGTGCAGATTTTCTGGCTGCCTGTCAATTCCTCAGTGACCACATGGACAACATGGAAAATCCCAATGAGGAAATG AGGAAGGCCCTGGTCGTGCTTTTTCAGCACTGgttcagtgcagcagcagaggaggctgCAGAGGACAGCAAAGTGGCGTTGTACCTGAGAGAGGTGAAGAAATGTACGCCTTCGCTGTTGGCCTTCCTCGTCAACCTGGAAGACgacaacagcaacacagtcCTGCATTACAGCATTTCCCACTGCAACTACAGCATTGTCAGTCTGCTACTGGACACAG GTGTGAGTGACGTGAACCTGCAGAACAATGCTGGCTACACCGCAGTGATGCTGGCCTCGCTGACAGCCCCTGATGTCCCTGGCGGTATGGAGGTGGTCCGCAAGCTAATGGAGCTGAGCAATATTAACATTCGCTCCAGTAAG ACGGGCCAGACGGCTCTGCACTTGGCAGTGAGACACGGTCGCGTTGTGATGGTTCGCCTGCTGCTGAGCTATGGGGCAGACGCTAACATACAGGACAACCAGGGAACCACGGCCCTCATGTTCGCATGTGAGAGGGGCCACACGCACATTGCCAGGCTTCTGCTAGAGAGAAGCCAGTGTGACCTCGCCTTGACTGACAAG CATGGTCAGACTGCACTCTCTATTGCCATGCAAGGGTCCCACACTGATACTGCCGCCTTGCTGCAGGCCCACGCCAAAGCTCGAGCGTTGTAG